The following are encoded in a window of Paramagnetospirillum magnetotacticum MS-1 genomic DNA:
- a CDS encoding branched-chain amino acid ABC transporter permease, translated as MFAAFLQYLFSGLTSGAIYALAGLGFAIIYNASHVINFAQGEFIMIGGMATATMVAAGVPVYLAIPLAMAASMLVGVAMEKFAIEPARNSDVVTIIIITIGASIFLRGAAQIIWDKEFHSLPAFSGETPIAVLGATLMPQSLWVFGISAVAIALLWYFFNRTMFGKAMLGTSHNRLAAQLVGVAVKKVLLASFALSALLGAVGGIVVTPITFTNYEAGIMLGLKGFSAAVLGGLGNGTGAIVGGLIVGIAEAMASGYLSSAYKDAIAFIIILFVLFFMPSGLFGKRGTDRV; from the coding sequence ATGTTCGCCGCATTCCTGCAGTATCTGTTTTCCGGGCTGACATCGGGCGCCATCTACGCGCTGGCCGGTCTCGGATTCGCCATCATCTACAACGCCAGCCATGTGATCAACTTTGCCCAGGGCGAGTTCATCATGATTGGCGGCATGGCCACCGCCACCATGGTGGCCGCGGGAGTGCCCGTCTACCTGGCCATCCCCCTGGCCATGGCCGCCTCCATGCTGGTCGGTGTCGCCATGGAGAAGTTCGCCATCGAACCGGCGCGCAATTCGGATGTGGTCACCATCATCATCATCACCATCGGCGCCTCCATCTTCTTGCGCGGCGCCGCGCAGATCATCTGGGACAAGGAATTCCATTCCCTGCCGGCTTTTTCGGGCGAGACGCCCATCGCCGTGCTGGGCGCCACCTTGATGCCCCAAAGCCTGTGGGTGTTTGGCATCTCGGCCGTGGCCATCGCCCTGCTGTGGTACTTCTTCAACCGCACCATGTTCGGCAAGGCCATGCTGGGCACGTCCCACAACCGTCTGGCCGCCCAACTGGTGGGCGTGGCGGTGAAAAAGGTGCTGCTGGCCAGCTTCGCGCTGTCGGCCCTGCTGGGCGCGGTGGGCGGCATCGTGGTCACGCCCATCACCTTCACCAATTACGAAGCAGGCATCATGCTGGGGCTCAAGGGCTTCTCGGCGGCGGTGCTGGGCGGATTGGGCAACGGCACGGGCGCCATCGTGGGCGGCCTGATCGTCGGCATCGCCGAGGCCATGGCGTCGGGCTATCTGTCCTCGGCCTATAAGGACGCCATCGCCTTCATCATCATTCTCTTCGTTCTGTTCTTCATGCCCAGCGGCCTGTTCGGCAAGCGCGGCACGGATCGGGTGTGA
- the padF gene encoding NADH-dependent phenylglyoxylate dehydrogenase subunit delta: MSLRNVPDNMCPIATEYTTMLTGDWRALRPVVDRERCVKCATCWLYCPVQCVVEKAAWFDFNYDFCKGCGICAEECPHRAIKMVEEAEG; this comes from the coding sequence ATGAGCCTCAGAAATGTTCCCGACAATATGTGTCCCATCGCCACCGAGTACACCACCATGCTCACCGGCGATTGGCGGGCTCTGCGTCCGGTTGTGGACCGCGAGCGTTGCGTCAAATGCGCCACCTGCTGGCTGTATTGCCCGGTGCAGTGCGTGGTCGAGAAGGCGGCGTGGTTCGACTTCAACTACGACTTCTGCAAAGGCTGCGGCATTTGCGCCGAGGAATGTCCTCACCGTGCCATCAAGATGGTTGAAGAGGCGGAGGGGTGA
- the padE gene encoding NADH-dependent phenylglyoxylate dehydrogenase subunit gamma — protein sequence MHEVRLHGRGGQGAVLASAILAAALVEEGRHVMAIPAFGFERRGAPVVAFLRLSDTVIRRVTNIYSPDIVVVIDPTVARAVDVFAGMPKGGTLIQATGKAPGDVDVPDLVGRVATCDAVRIAMDIFKRQITNTIMLGAFAKATGLVSVEALERALEETHFRDAGLKQNVEAVRRGYAETTVLDLGKEKAA from the coding sequence ATGCATGAAGTGCGCCTTCATGGCCGTGGCGGACAAGGTGCCGTCTTGGCTTCCGCCATTCTTGCCGCCGCTTTGGTGGAGGAAGGGCGACACGTCATGGCCATTCCCGCCTTCGGCTTTGAACGCCGCGGCGCGCCGGTCGTGGCGTTTCTCCGTCTCTCCGATACGGTGATTCGCCGTGTCACGAACATTTACTCTCCCGATATCGTGGTGGTGATCGATCCCACTGTGGCGCGGGCCGTGGATGTGTTCGCGGGGATGCCCAAGGGCGGCACTCTGATCCAGGCCACGGGAAAGGCGCCCGGGGATGTGGACGTGCCGGATCTGGTGGGCAGGGTCGCCACTTGCGACGCGGTGCGCATCGCCATGGACATTTTCAAACGCCAGATCACCAACACCATCATGCTGGGCGCCTTCGCCAAGGCGACCGGGCTGGTGAGCGTGGAGGCCCTGGAGCGGGCGCTGGAGGAAACCCATTTCCGCGACGCCGGACTGAAGCAGAACGTCGAGGCGGTGCGGCGCGGCTATGCCGAGACCACCGTGCTTGATCTCGGCAAGGAGAAGGCGGCATGA
- the padI gene encoding NADH-dependent phenylglyoxylate dehydrogenase subunit beta, giving the protein MGVAFDSISFKASLCDGCGDCMTACSEAKSGASRISIVPGAKAGGYEAALCRQCGDPKCAQVCPSGALDKDGGNGVIGWDAAKCVDCLLCTAGCVYGGIAVDPNVSRVAKCDQCDGDPACVKVCPTGALEFRKAGSIFNEYGAKEDLFVPGLSGCQGCNSELIMRHAMRKIGRNSVLATPPGCIPGMGSVGYNGKTGTKVPVFHPLLTNTASMLSGIRRYYDRIGRKDIVVMALAGDGGTADCGFHAVSGAAERGEKVLYVCVDNEGYMNTGMQRSGTTPYGSWTSTTPVGEHMKGKTQDAKNLPLIMTAHKCRYVATASTGYMEDLYEKLDRAIEASFEGFSYLHIYSPCPTGWRIPSNKVIDACRMSVDSNFNPLWEYTNTTGLRFTHSPDNAYPITEYVKMIGKYRHLSPDQLAHIQAKVDEQVALLKLMAAESSPPPAAHRAPAGASTPAGAESSQPARREIARN; this is encoded by the coding sequence ATGGGCGTGGCATTCGACAGCATCAGCTTCAAGGCCTCGCTCTGCGATGGCTGCGGCGACTGCATGACGGCTTGTTCCGAGGCCAAGAGCGGCGCGTCCCGAATCTCCATCGTGCCCGGCGCCAAGGCGGGCGGATACGAGGCGGCGCTATGCCGCCAGTGCGGCGATCCCAAATGCGCCCAGGTCTGTCCCTCTGGCGCCCTGGACAAGGACGGCGGCAACGGGGTGATCGGCTGGGATGCCGCCAAATGCGTGGACTGCCTTCTGTGCACCGCTGGCTGCGTCTATGGTGGCATCGCGGTGGATCCCAATGTTTCGCGCGTCGCCAAATGCGACCAGTGCGACGGCGACCCGGCCTGCGTCAAGGTCTGCCCGACAGGTGCGCTGGAATTCCGCAAGGCGGGAAGCATCTTCAACGAATACGGCGCCAAGGAAGACCTGTTCGTTCCCGGCCTGTCCGGTTGTCAGGGCTGCAATTCGGAACTGATCATGCGCCATGCCATGCGCAAGATCGGCCGCAACTCGGTGCTGGCCACGCCGCCCGGCTGCATCCCCGGCATGGGCTCGGTGGGCTATAACGGCAAGACCGGCACCAAGGTTCCGGTGTTCCATCCACTGCTGACCAATACCGCCTCCATGCTGTCGGGCATCCGCCGCTATTACGACCGCATCGGGCGCAAGGACATCGTGGTCATGGCCCTGGCGGGCGATGGCGGGACCGCCGATTGCGGCTTTCATGCCGTGTCGGGCGCCGCCGAGCGGGGCGAGAAGGTGCTCTATGTGTGCGTCGATAACGAGGGCTACATGAACACCGGCATGCAGCGCTCGGGCACCACGCCCTATGGCTCTTGGACCTCGACCACCCCGGTGGGCGAGCATATGAAGGGCAAGACCCAGGACGCCAAGAACCTGCCGCTGATCATGACGGCGCATAAGTGCCGCTATGTGGCGACGGCGTCGACGGGCTACATGGAGGACCTCTACGAGAAGCTGGACCGCGCCATCGAGGCGTCGTTCGAGGGCTTTTCCTATCTCCACATCTATTCGCCGTGCCCGACGGGCTGGCGCATTCCGTCCAATAAGGTGATCGACGCCTGCCGCATGAGCGTGGACAGCAATTTCAATCCGCTGTGGGAATACACCAATACCACCGGGCTGCGCTTCACCCACTCGCCCGACAACGCCTATCCCATTACCGAATACGTCAAGATGATCGGCAAGTACCGGCATCTGTCCCCCGACCAGCTCGCCCACATCCAGGCCAAGGTGGACGAGCAGGTTGCGCTGCTCAAACTGATGGCGGCGGAGTCTTCTCCGCCTCCCGCGGCGCATCGGGCTCCGGCCGGAGCCTCCACCCCGGCCGGAGCCGAATCTTCCCAGCCCGCGAGGCGGGAGATTGCCAGGAACTGA
- a CDS encoding branched-chain amino acid ABC transporter permease — protein sequence MNLMTARTGGLAALAIFITVAPLGFSNSYFYDVGVNAMFNAILCVGLNLLIGYAGQISLGHAGFFALGAYGSGILTERYGMPAIGALVLSASVVGVLAFVVARPILKLKGHYLAMATLGIGIIIHIVLKTEAGITGGPDGMSVGNFKMLGFTVKGDQMWYWVTGVLLVLAVWLSLNLIQSPVGRALRAVHGSEVGAEVVGVDTSSYKVLVFVVSAVFASIVGSLFAHKNGFITPDISSFFHSVELVTMVVLGGMASIYGALIGAVILTLLPQLLAAVEQYEAMILGAIMMGTMIFMPKGLLPSLLASLKRREAGK from the coding sequence ATGAATCTTATGACAGCACGAACCGGCGGGCTGGCGGCCCTGGCGATCTTCATCACCGTCGCCCCCCTCGGCTTTTCCAACAGTTATTTCTACGATGTCGGCGTCAACGCCATGTTCAACGCCATCCTCTGTGTTGGCCTGAACCTTCTGATCGGCTATGCCGGGCAGATCAGCCTGGGCCATGCCGGGTTCTTCGCCCTGGGGGCCTATGGCAGCGGCATCCTGACCGAGCGCTACGGCATGCCCGCCATCGGGGCGCTGGTCCTGTCGGCATCGGTGGTGGGCGTCCTGGCCTTCGTGGTGGCGCGGCCCATCCTGAAGCTGAAAGGCCATTACCTGGCCATGGCGACTCTGGGCATCGGCATCATCATCCATATCGTGTTGAAGACCGAGGCCGGTATCACCGGCGGTCCCGACGGCATGAGCGTGGGCAATTTCAAGATGCTGGGCTTCACCGTCAAGGGTGACCAGATGTGGTACTGGGTCACCGGCGTGCTGCTGGTCCTGGCGGTCTGGCTGTCCTTGAACCTTATCCAGTCGCCGGTGGGCCGGGCATTGCGGGCCGTGCATGGTTCCGAAGTGGGAGCCGAGGTGGTCGGCGTCGATACCTCCAGCTACAAGGTGCTGGTCTTCGTGGTTTCGGCGGTGTTCGCCTCCATCGTCGGCTCGTTGTTCGCCCATAAGAACGGCTTCATCACGCCGGATATCTCTAGCTTCTTCCATTCGGTGGAACTGGTGACCATGGTGGTGTTGGGCGGCATGGCGTCCATCTATGGCGCGCTGATCGGCGCGGTGATCCTGACCCTGTTGCCCCAGCTTCTGGCGGCGGTGGAGCAGTACGAGGCCATGATCCTGGGCGCCATCATGATGGGCACCATGATCTTCATGCCCAAGGGTCTGCTGCCCAGCCTGCTTGCCAGTCTCAAGCGCCGGGAGGCCGGGAAATGA
- a CDS encoding ABC transporter substrate-binding protein — protein MRNLVNWGAAAVVVAGCSAFAGQAGAADPIKIGSILSVTGPASFLGEPEKKTLEMYVERINKEGGVMGRKIELVVYDDGGAGEKASTFTKRLIESDKVDLLIGGSTTATTMAAVPLAERNEVPFISLAGAVVIVDPVKKWVFKTPHTDKMAAEKVFSDMKKRGITKIGMISEDAGFGKSGHDQSKLVAGNYGIEIVADEIYSPKDPDVTAQLTKIKNAAGVQAVFNFGFGQGPAIVTKNFKQLGIALPLYQSHGVASKDFIKLAGDAADGVRLPAAGQVIPEQLAATDPQKPVVTAFKKDYETAFKSDVSTFAGHAYDGLQIALAAINRAKSTDRAKVRDEIEKTSGYVGTGGLVSMSPTDHMGLSPSAFHMLEIRKGDWVLID, from the coding sequence ATGCGTAACCTCGTGAATTGGGGCGCGGCGGCTGTTGTTGTTGCCGGTTGCTCCGCCTTTGCCGGACAGGCCGGCGCCGCCGATCCCATCAAGATCGGCTCGATCCTTTCCGTTACCGGTCCTGCGTCGTTCCTGGGCGAGCCCGAGAAGAAGACGCTGGAAATGTATGTTGAGCGCATCAACAAGGAAGGCGGCGTCATGGGCCGCAAGATCGAGTTGGTGGTCTATGACGATGGCGGCGCGGGCGAGAAGGCCTCCACCTTCACCAAGCGCCTGATCGAAAGCGACAAGGTCGATCTGCTGATCGGCGGCTCCACCACCGCCACCACCATGGCCGCCGTGCCCTTGGCCGAGCGCAACGAGGTGCCCTTCATCTCGCTGGCTGGCGCCGTGGTCATCGTCGATCCGGTCAAGAAGTGGGTGTTCAAGACCCCCCATACCGACAAGATGGCCGCCGAGAAGGTATTCTCGGACATGAAGAAGCGCGGCATCACCAAGATCGGCATGATCTCGGAGGATGCGGGCTTCGGCAAGTCGGGCCATGACCAGTCCAAGCTGGTGGCCGGAAATTACGGCATCGAGATCGTCGCCGACGAAATCTATTCGCCCAAGGATCCCGACGTCACCGCCCAGCTGACCAAGATCAAGAATGCGGCGGGCGTCCAGGCGGTGTTCAACTTTGGCTTCGGCCAGGGGCCGGCCATTGTCACCAAGAACTTCAAGCAGCTGGGCATTGCTCTGCCGCTGTATCAGTCCCACGGTGTCGCCTCCAAGGACTTCATCAAGCTGGCTGGCGATGCGGCCGATGGCGTCCGTCTCCCCGCCGCCGGTCAGGTGATCCCGGAGCAGCTGGCTGCCACCGATCCGCAAAAGCCGGTGGTGACCGCCTTCAAGAAGGATTACGAGACCGCCTTCAAGTCGGATGTCTCCACCTTCGCCGGTCATGCCTATGACGGCTTGCAGATCGCCCTGGCCGCCATCAACCGCGCCAAGTCCACCGACAGGGCCAAGGTCCGCGACGAGATCGAGAAGACCTCGGGCTATGTGGGGACCGGCGGTCTGGTTTCCATGAGCCCGACCGACCATATGGGCCTGTCGCCGTCGGCTTTCCACATGTTGGAAATCCGTAAGGGTGATTGGGTTCTGATCGACTGA
- a CDS encoding ABC transporter ATP-binding protein gives MSLLKVEKLSKEFGGVHAVEDLTFSVEAGHIHSIIGPNGAGKTTLFNLITGVYTPSSGRVLFQDRLVSGMKPYELAELGMSRTFQNLQIFFNMQAIENVMVGHHLHLDRRFLPSLLRLPKVTRRDRECREYCAGLMEFVGLAKYVDADAASMPYGALKRLEIARALAARPKLLLLDEPAAGLNATESREIDEVIKKVAATGVTVVLVEHDMKMVMGISDQITALDYGRKLAEGTPAEVRANPEVVSAYLGTHG, from the coding sequence ATGAGCCTTCTGAAAGTCGAAAAGCTCTCCAAGGAATTCGGTGGCGTCCATGCGGTCGAGGATCTGACCTTCTCGGTGGAGGCGGGGCATATCCACTCCATCATCGGCCCCAACGGCGCAGGCAAGACCACGCTGTTCAACCTGATCACCGGCGTCTATACGCCCAGTTCGGGCCGGGTGCTGTTCCAGGACCGTCTGGTGTCGGGCATGAAGCCCTATGAACTGGCCGAACTGGGCATGAGCCGCACCTTCCAGAACCTGCAGATCTTCTTCAACATGCAGGCCATCGAGAACGTCATGGTCGGCCATCACCTGCATCTGGACCGCCGTTTTCTGCCCTCGCTGCTGCGCCTGCCCAAGGTGACCCGGCGCGATCGCGAATGCCGCGAATACTGTGCCGGGCTGATGGAGTTTGTCGGTCTGGCCAAGTATGTGGACGCCGATGCGGCCTCCATGCCCTATGGCGCTTTGAAGCGTCTGGAAATCGCCCGCGCCCTGGCGGCCCGGCCCAAGCTCTTGCTGCTGGACGAACCGGCGGCGGGGCTGAACGCCACCGAAAGCCGCGAGATTGACGAGGTCATCAAGAAGGTGGCCGCCACCGGTGTGACGGTGGTGCTGGTGGAGCACGACATGAAGATGGTGATGGGCATTTCCGACCAGATCACGGCTCTGGATTACGGGCGCAAGCTGGCCGAGGGAACTCCGGCCGAAGTCCGCGCCAATCCGGAAGTGGTCAGCGCCTATCTCGGCACCCACGGCTGA
- the padH gene encoding NADH-dependent phenylglyoxylate dehydrogenase subunit epsilon yields the protein MMPEAKYLLVGSSHAALEALRAIRLVDPDGSMAMLTRDERLPYSPTILPYVVSGRSGSDKVLLRDPAFFAANNCAYVPNARAVSLDPKAKAVTLESGEVWRYQSLLVASGAAPAIPPVKGLDGVKYHVLRSLADAEGLRAAMGSAKSAVVLGAGLVGLHAAENLAEAGLAVTVVEMQDHVLPGYFDAKASTRIEEAFAKHGVDLKLGHRVTEASAGKLTLSDGTTIAADLLLVATGVRPVTDWLEGSGVLVDKGVVVDEAMRTNLDGVWAAGDVAQATDFATGGKALIGIIPTAVEQGKIAGQGMAGDSYRKDYAGGLPVNTYRFFGRVALSIGRAAATEGVEAVESEAGAYRRVVMEGNRLVGYASVDEPFDVGIMGELIRRRIDLTECKDAFLAHPVETGRRLMSEQWR from the coding sequence ATGATGCCCGAGGCCAAATACCTTCTCGTCGGTTCCAGCCACGCCGCCCTGGAAGCGCTGCGCGCCATCCGTCTGGTGGACCCGGACGGCTCCATGGCCATGCTGACCCGCGACGAACGACTGCCCTATTCGCCCACCATCCTGCCCTATGTGGTGTCGGGACGGTCGGGTTCCGACAAGGTACTGCTGCGCGACCCCGCTTTTTTCGCGGCCAATAATTGCGCCTATGTGCCTAATGCGCGGGCCGTGTCCCTGGACCCCAAAGCCAAGGCGGTGACCCTGGAAAGCGGCGAGGTCTGGCGCTACCAGTCCTTGCTGGTCGCCTCGGGCGCCGCTCCCGCCATTCCGCCGGTCAAGGGGCTGGACGGGGTGAAATACCATGTGCTGCGCAGTCTGGCCGACGCCGAAGGGTTGCGGGCCGCCATGGGCTCGGCCAAGTCGGCCGTTGTGCTGGGCGCCGGTCTGGTGGGGCTGCACGCCGCCGAGAATCTGGCCGAGGCCGGTCTGGCGGTCACGGTGGTGGAGATGCAGGACCACGTCCTGCCCGGCTATTTCGACGCCAAGGCCAGCACCCGCATCGAGGAGGCCTTCGCCAAGCATGGCGTGGACCTGAAGCTCGGCCACCGGGTCACCGAGGCGTCTGCGGGCAAGCTCACACTGAGCGACGGCACGACCATTGCGGCCGACCTACTGCTGGTGGCCACCGGCGTTCGTCCGGTGACCGACTGGCTGGAAGGCTCGGGGGTCTTGGTGGACAAGGGCGTGGTGGTTGATGAGGCCATGCGCACCAATCTGGACGGCGTGTGGGCGGCGGGCGACGTGGCCCAGGCCACCGACTTCGCCACCGGCGGCAAAGCGCTGATCGGCATCATTCCCACGGCGGTGGAGCAGGGCAAGATCGCCGGACAAGGCATGGCCGGAGATTCTTATCGCAAGGATTATGCGGGCGGATTGCCGGTCAATACCTACCGCTTCTTCGGCCGGGTGGCGCTGTCCATCGGCCGGGCCGCCGCCACCGAAGGCGTGGAGGCGGTGGAAAGCGAGGCGGGCGCCTATCGCCGCGTGGTGATGGAAGGCAACCGGCTGGTGGGCTATGCCAGCGTGGACGAGCCCTTCGACGTCGGCATCATGGGCGAACTGATCCGCCGCCGTATCGATTTGACCGAATGCAAGGACGCCTTCCTGGCCCATCCGGTGGAAACCGGGCGGCGCCTGATGAGCGAGCAGTGGAGGTAG
- the padG gene encoding NADH-dependent phenylglyoxylate dehydrogenase subunit alpha produces the protein MNQLPTTTGKVIVCDGNEAAAWGACLSRPDMVAVYPITPQSSLVEYLAEFIADGRMDADLMDVEGEHTVLSVLHGAVLAGARTYSATSAQGLAFMFEPYFRTPGLRLPMVVSLVTRDAVSPTCVWGGQQDAMTVKEVGWIHMYCETQQEILDTIPIAYKVAEHPDVMLPVNVNHDGNYLSYGVARVELPPQSVVDAFLGEKQVNWHACLDPERPMAVDPLTGGAGGIGPSMFVKYRKGICAGMQDALRVIEEAHEDWGKRTGRYWSPLIEEYRMEDAEVALVTIGSMTGAAKDAVDTAREAGRKIGLVKIKTFRPFPAARIAQALSKVKAIGVVDRSVNFGWNCGPVFQEVLAAMYAQPVRIPMMSFIGGLAGADITVEHFATVVERTFRLAGGETAAGPVWLNEND, from the coding sequence ATGAATCAGCTCCCAACGACTACGGGAAAAGTCATCGTCTGCGACGGCAACGAAGCCGCCGCCTGGGGCGCCTGCCTGTCGCGTCCCGACATGGTGGCCGTCTATCCCATCACGCCGCAAAGCTCGCTGGTGGAGTATCTGGCCGAATTCATCGCCGACGGCCGCATGGACGCCGATCTGATGGATGTGGAGGGCGAGCATACCGTGCTGTCGGTACTGCACGGTGCGGTGCTGGCCGGGGCCAGGACCTATTCCGCCACCTCGGCTCAGGGCCTGGCCTTCATGTTCGAGCCCTATTTCCGCACGCCGGGCCTGCGCCTGCCCATGGTGGTGTCGCTGGTCACCCGCGATGCCGTGTCGCCCACCTGCGTATGGGGCGGCCAGCAGGACGCCATGACGGTGAAGGAAGTGGGCTGGATCCACATGTATTGCGAGACCCAGCAGGAAATCCTCGACACCATCCCCATCGCCTACAAGGTGGCCGAGCATCCCGACGTGATGTTGCCCGTCAACGTCAACCACGATGGCAACTACCTGTCCTATGGCGTGGCGCGGGTTGAGTTGCCCCCACAATCGGTCGTCGATGCCTTCTTAGGGGAAAAGCAGGTCAACTGGCACGCCTGTCTCGACCCCGAGCGCCCCATGGCGGTGGACCCGCTGACGGGCGGGGCGGGGGGGATCGGGCCTTCCATGTTCGTCAAGTACAGGAAGGGCATCTGCGCCGGAATGCAGGACGCTCTGCGTGTCATCGAGGAAGCCCACGAGGATTGGGGCAAGCGCACCGGGCGCTATTGGTCGCCCTTGATCGAGGAATATCGCATGGAGGATGCCGAGGTGGCCCTGGTCACCATCGGCTCCATGACCGGCGCCGCCAAGGACGCGGTGGATACGGCGCGCGAGGCTGGCCGCAAGATCGGCCTGGTCAAGATCAAGACCTTCCGTCCATTCCCCGCCGCCCGCATTGCTCAGGCGCTGTCCAAGGTCAAGGCCATCGGCGTGGTCGACCGGTCAGTCAACTTCGGCTGGAACTGCGGCCCCGTCTTCCAGGAGGTGTTGGCCGCCATGTATGCCCAACCGGTCCGTATTCCCATGATGAGCTTCATCGGTGGTCTGGCTGGTGCCGACATCACGGTCGAGCATTTCGCGACAGTGGTGGAGCGCACCTTCCGTCTGGCCGGAGGCGAAACGGCTGCCGGTCCTGTGTGGCTGAACGAGAACGATTGA
- a CDS encoding ABC transporter ATP-binding protein, giving the protein MLLEISNLTSHYGRIQALKGIDVQVREGELVALVGANGAGKTTLLRCISGVQPVTGGSIKFAGEDITKMAPEKRVGLGISQSPEGRQVFGPMSVEDNLRLGAYRRHGPDIKADMDRMYEMFPILHKKRDLPAGTLSGGQQQMLAIARALMANPRVLLLDEPSMGLAPLLVAEIFRTIQALKEAGMTIFLVEQNAYAALAIADRGYVLETGAVVLTDDGSRLLNDDKVKEAYLGL; this is encoded by the coding sequence ATGCTGCTCGAAATCTCCAATCTCACCAGCCATTACGGCCGTATTCAGGCGCTGAAGGGCATCGACGTCCAGGTCAGGGAAGGCGAACTGGTGGCCCTGGTGGGCGCCAATGGCGCGGGCAAGACCACCTTGCTGCGCTGTATCTCTGGCGTTCAGCCAGTCACGGGCGGAAGCATCAAATTCGCGGGCGAAGACATCACCAAGATGGCGCCGGAAAAGCGGGTGGGCCTCGGCATCAGCCAGTCGCCCGAAGGCCGTCAGGTGTTCGGCCCCATGTCAGTGGAGGACAATCTGCGCCTGGGCGCCTATCGCCGCCATGGCCCCGATATCAAGGCCGACATGGACCGCATGTACGAGATGTTTCCCATTCTGCACAAAAAGCGGGACCTGCCGGCCGGAACCCTGTCGGGCGGACAGCAGCAGATGCTGGCCATCGCGCGGGCCCTGATGGCCAATCCGCGCGTCCTGCTTCTGGACGAGCCCAGCATGGGCCTGGCGCCGCTCTTGGTCGCCGAGATCTTCCGCACCATTCAGGCGCTGAAGGAAGCCGGAATGACCATCTTCCTGGTGGAGCAGAACGCCTATGCCGCCCTGGCTATCGCCGATCGCGGCTATGTGCTGGAAACCGGTGCCGTGGTGCTGACCGACGACGGGTCGCGTCTGCTCAATGACGACAAGGTGAAAGAAGCCTATCTGGGGCTGTGA